In Pseudopipra pipra isolate bDixPip1 chromosome 5, bDixPip1.hap1, whole genome shotgun sequence, the following proteins share a genomic window:
- the LOC135414112 gene encoding uncharacterized protein LOC135414112 produces MCPLYSDEAEDDEVGGPKKTPDPILRGRARGGPEEGPKGGHIWDWMDNVIKGNLSGTAGARASISPIALANKPFLISPLINCSGDFFQNQNTPATVVARTGRTGPGTSSDWNFHQQEYSSASRLLSERNSRRSEKPSSTEPTKTSTEHRGSTLQKLQKVVELSRPIGLDTPAHPFQPGDWVYVKWWNSDPLRAKWRGPYQVLLTSLTSVKVAGREPWFHYSRVKRASAPGTTNQTEPDTDDEDVE; encoded by the exons ATGTGCCCTTTGTactctgatgaagctgaagatgatgaagtaggtggtcccaaaaagaccccagacccaattctcagggggagggcccggggcggtccagaggaagggccaaagggtggacacatctgggattggatggataatgttataaaaggtAACCTTTCGGGCACGGCCGGGGCGCGCGCGTCTATATCACctattgccttggcaaataaaccctttcttatctcacccctaattaactgctccggagatttttttcagaaccaaaatacaccggcaacagTGGTGGCCCGTACGGGGAGAACTGGACCGGGGACTTCTTCAGACTGGAATTTTCATCAGCAGGAATATTCCTCAGCAAGCCGGCTTTTATCTGAGAGAAATTCCCGCCGGtctgagaagcccagctccacgGAACCCACGAAAACAAGCACGGAGCatagag GCTCTACtttgcagaagctgcagaaggtCGTCGAGTTATCCAGACCTATAGGACTGGACACCCCTGCTCACCCATTCCAGCCAGGAGACTGGGTCTACGTCAAGTGGTGGAATAGTGACCCCTTGCGAGCCAAGTGGAGAGGACCTTACCAAGTCCTGCTGACCTCCCTCACCTCCGTCAAAGTTGCTGGCAGAGAACCCTGGTTCCACTACTCTAGAGTTAAGAGAGCATCAGCTCCTGGGACAACCAACCAGACAGAACCAGACACCGACGACGAGGATGTGGAATAG